The Lates calcarifer isolate ASB-BC8 linkage group LG6, TLL_Latcal_v3, whole genome shotgun sequence genome includes a region encoding these proteins:
- the tnfrsf9a gene encoding tumor necrosis factor receptor superfamily member 9a has translation MAVILWAMGLSLLMQGCLCSLGQTARGCMKWKQDGNNVCCEACYPGHHLVKTCGQSPKDLCVPCEPGTYTLDTKPLKCNRCTQCIGVQVLVKSCTATSNTQCGCKDGLTCGDNSCSFCTDKCDKGYEPTKDRSCRPCPEGTFNDQIHQMCKPWSTKCPNADQHIIAKGNAVNDIKCANVTVRPSHKPVEPDMTEATWIVLSVVTCLTVMGVSIVIIAVALKLLQKKPPKPDTKTPIIRTPTDDPRTLIAIECSFHEAQQEQGSSSESLDSKDSSDQLIA, from the exons ATGGCTGTGATCCTGTGGGCAATGGGTCTGTCTCTGCTCATGCAGGGCTGCCTGTGCAGTCTTGGACAGACTGCCAGAGGCTGCATGAAGTGGAAGCAAGATGGGAACAATGTTTGCTGTGAAGCCTGTTATCCAG gACATCACTTGGTCAAAACCTGTGGTCAAAGCCCAAAAGATCTTTGTGTCCCTTGTGAGCCGGGGACATATACACTGGACACTAAACCCTTAAAGTGTAACAGATGTACACAATGTATAG GTGTTCAGGTTCTTGTGAAATCATGCACAGCAACAAGTAACACACAGTGTGGCTGTAAAGACGGACTCACCTGTGGTGATAACAGCTGTTCCTTCTGCACTGACAAGTGTGACAAAGGCTACGAACCTACGAAGGACC GTTCCTGCAGACCATGTCCAGAGGGAACCTTCAATGACCAAATTCACCAGATGTGCAAACCCTGGAGTACCAA GTGTCCCAATGCAGATCAACATATTATAGCCAAGGGAAATGCAGTTAATGACATAAAGTGTGCTAACGTTACAGTTCGTCCATCGCACAAGCCTGTTGAACCTG ATATGACAGAGGCAACTTGGATAGTTTTATCTGTGGTCACCTGTTTAACTGTGATGGGCGTTAGCATCGTCATCATTGCAGTGGCCCTGAAACTTCTCCAGAAGAAGCCACCAAAGccagacacaaaaacaccaatCATCAGAACCCCTACAG ATGATCCTAGGACATTAATAGCAATTGAGTGCAGTTTTCACGAGGCCCAGCAAGAGCaaggcagcagctcagagtcacTGGACTCCAAGGACTCCTCAGACCAGCTCATTGCATGA